A window from Bacteroidia bacterium encodes these proteins:
- a CDS encoding thioredoxin family protein, which yields MVHSITDTEFEKQLQENNLVIVKYYADWCGTCKLFAPKYKRLSNDERFTSVHFIEVNAEENENARKAAGVDNLPFFASFKNGVLLEASATSKEENVVQLLDNLMK from the coding sequence ATGGTACATTCTATTACAGACACAGAATTTGAAAAACAACTACAGGAAAACAATCTGGTTATTGTAAAATACTATGCCGATTGGTGTGGAACCTGTAAACTTTTTGCTCCAAAATATAAAAGACTGAGTAATGATGAACGGTTTACAAGTGTACACTTTATTGAAGTAAACGCCGAAGAAAATGAAAACGCCCGAAAAGCAGCAGGAGTAGACAACTTACCATTTTTTGCCAGTTTTAAAAATGGAGTTCTTTTGGAAGCTTCTGCTACCAGCAAAGAAGAAAATGTGGTTCAACTACTAGATAACTTAATGAAATAG
- a CDS encoding ABC transporter permease translates to MSNPNQSFSFSAYAWSQFKKNKPAYLSLYIFLVLAGIALFAPFLANDQPLYAKYKGHTLFPAFSFQKVYELDGTTIQLDIADWKKMELDQVIWAPVPYSPGKSDLLNIYAGPGSDQLFNGPSGAEEMPGRFRHFLGTSKRGEDLLSGLIHGTRISLTIGIFSMGIATILGLILGAMAGYFGDDKLKTKRGIFWLTLLGLIVAYFYGFMTRGFELADGLANSAFGAFFIQFLISLLIFISIIFLFNRLGKLLSNLPFFKESVSIPVDSLVSRFIEILISTPRLVLIISIAAIAKPSILILMVIIGSTSWTEIARFTRAEFLKIKNLEYIQAGQALGFNEVRIIFKHALPNGIAPALVAIAFGIASAILVESGLSFLGIGVPPDVVTWGSLVNAGRENFQAWWLVIYPGLAIFITVTIYNLLGEGLRDALDPRLKK, encoded by the coding sequence GTGAGTAACCCAAACCAGTCTTTTAGTTTTAGTGCCTATGCTTGGAGCCAGTTTAAGAAAAACAAACCGGCCTATCTTTCCTTATATATTTTCTTGGTCTTAGCAGGAATTGCTTTATTCGCTCCTTTCCTGGCCAACGACCAACCCCTCTATGCCAAGTACAAAGGCCATACTCTTTTTCCAGCTTTTTCTTTTCAAAAGGTTTATGAATTGGATGGAACAACCATTCAATTGGATATAGCGGATTGGAAGAAAATGGAGTTGGATCAGGTAATTTGGGCTCCGGTTCCTTATAGTCCGGGCAAAAGCGATTTACTGAATATTTATGCCGGTCCGGGAAGCGACCAACTTTTTAACGGACCTTCCGGAGCTGAAGAAATGCCGGGTAGATTCAGACATTTTCTTGGCACCAGCAAACGGGGCGAAGATTTATTATCCGGACTAATCCATGGAACACGGATATCATTAACAATTGGTATTTTTTCTATGGGCATTGCCACCATTTTGGGTTTAATACTTGGTGCGATGGCCGGTTATTTTGGAGATGATAAACTAAAAACCAAACGGGGTATTTTTTGGCTTACCCTACTAGGTTTGATAGTTGCTTATTTTTATGGTTTTATGACCCGTGGTTTTGAATTGGCTGATGGATTGGCTAATTCAGCATTTGGGGCATTCTTTATCCAATTTCTAATCAGTTTACTCATTTTTATTTCCATTATTTTCCTTTTTAACCGCCTGGGAAAACTTCTTTCAAACTTACCCTTTTTTAAAGAATCGGTTTCTATTCCGGTAGACAGCCTTGTTTCTCGTTTTATTGAAATTTTGATTTCCACTCCGAGATTGGTATTAATCATTTCAATAGCCGCCATAGCCAAACCTTCCATTTTGATTTTAATGGTGATTATTGGTTCAACCAGTTGGACCGAAATTGCCAGGTTTACCCGTGCTGAATTCCTAAAAATTAAAAACCTGGAGTATATTCAGGCAGGACAAGCCCTTGGTTTTAATGAAGTGAGAATAATTTTCAAACATGCATTACCCAATGGAATTGCACCAGCCTTAGTTGCTATCGCATTTGGAATTGCCTCAGCCATTCTGGTTGAATCCGGTTTGTCGTTTTTGGGAATTGGTGTCCCTCCGGATGTAGTTACCTGGGGATCACTGGTAAATGCCGGAAGAGAAAACTTTCAAGCCTGGTGGTTAGTTATTTATCCGGGTTTGGCAATATTTATTACAGTAACCATTTACAATTTATTGGGGGAAGGATTGCGAGATGCGCTTGACCCAAGACTAAAAAAATAA